In Synechococcus sp. PCC 6312, one genomic interval encodes:
- a CDS encoding mechanosensitive ion channel domain-containing protein: MIAVNLHFFLILALIPLLVAAKKSDVTTNWMALFADLLLMAGLVGAAVALDRLVLGRGWQSLERLLIQKIHPNQRAWLKFGSGLLRQAGRIILWIALVTTIIRLSVALQPLEQPLGNLVSWAGQEISLLFNRPLLDLGRNKISLGFLVLLIALSVAVFFISHWLSEWFKRSILRGLEVERGAQETITRIISYCLTLIGLMILLQTAGLDLSSLTVVAGVLGIGIGFGLQNLASNFVSGLAILIEQPIKVGDFIEVDGLSGTVEKISIRSTVVRTNDSQFVIVPNNRFIERNVINWSYQSPESRLHIPVGVSYGSNTGQVTEALLNAARKDSRILLYPPPCVWFRGFGDNAYLFELLVWINRPQDAEPIRSALNFLIEQELQRQGIEIPFPQRDIYLHGLEDSSKNLTRAVQKLRNPAPETSPATPTRQHRELRNMLRKVSYFGQCTDQQLDLLIEQGKPRTYRTGTVIFRPGDPSHEIYLILSGSVEIRSERLNQSLATCHGGESFGDVTVLTGMARLSTVIAVESCNVFVINLQSLKTLLQEDPQLAESIANDLSARQQVLQELGFMSEDGNNDRPLPSFAWFRQRLQALFNV, from the coding sequence ATGATTGCTGTCAACCTTCATTTTTTCCTCATCTTGGCGTTGATTCCCCTCCTAGTCGCGGCAAAGAAGTCAGATGTCACGACCAATTGGATGGCACTCTTTGCCGATCTGCTGTTGATGGCCGGCCTGGTGGGCGCGGCTGTTGCCCTCGATCGATTGGTGTTGGGTCGGGGCTGGCAATCCCTGGAGCGGCTCCTGATTCAAAAAATTCATCCTAACCAGCGGGCCTGGCTGAAATTTGGTTCGGGGTTATTGCGCCAGGCCGGGCGAATTATTCTCTGGATTGCCTTAGTGACAACAATTATCCGTCTGAGTGTCGCCTTGCAACCCCTAGAGCAACCTCTGGGGAATTTGGTTAGCTGGGCTGGGCAGGAAATTAGCCTGTTGTTTAATCGCCCCCTCTTGGATTTGGGACGCAATAAAATATCCCTAGGATTTTTAGTCTTACTGATTGCCCTGAGCGTGGCCGTTTTCTTCATCTCCCATTGGCTCAGCGAATGGTTTAAGCGCAGTATTCTCCGCGGCCTGGAGGTTGAACGGGGGGCTCAAGAAACCATTACCCGGATCATTAGCTATTGCCTCACCTTAATTGGCTTGATGATTTTGCTGCAAACAGCGGGGCTGGATCTCAGTTCCCTGACGGTAGTTGCTGGGGTCTTGGGGATTGGGATTGGCTTTGGCCTACAGAATTTAGCCAGTAATTTTGTCAGTGGCCTGGCGATTTTGATTGAACAACCGATTAAAGTTGGTGATTTTATTGAAGTTGATGGCCTATCAGGCACAGTCGAGAAGATTTCGATTCGCTCTACAGTTGTTCGCACCAATGATAGCCAGTTTGTCATTGTCCCCAATAATCGTTTTATTGAACGAAATGTTATTAACTGGAGTTATCAAAGTCCCGAAAGTCGGCTCCATATTCCGGTTGGGGTTTCCTATGGTAGTAACACGGGGCAAGTGACCGAAGCTTTACTAAATGCTGCCCGTAAAGATTCGCGAATTTTGTTATATCCACCGCCCTGTGTCTGGTTTCGGGGGTTTGGTGATAACGCCTATCTGTTTGAATTGTTGGTGTGGATCAATCGCCCCCAAGACGCAGAACCGATTAGAAGTGCCTTGAATTTTTTGATTGAGCAGGAACTCCAACGCCAAGGGATCGAAATTCCTTTTCCCCAACGAGATATTTATTTACATGGACTTGAGGATAGTTCTAAGAACTTGACCCGTGCCGTACAAAAACTGCGGAACCCGGCCCCGGAAACCAGCCCAGCCACTCCAACCCGTCAACACCGGGAATTACGGAATATGCTCCGGAAGGTGAGTTATTTTGGTCAGTGTACGGATCAGCAATTGGATTTACTCATTGAACAGGGCAAGCCACGTACCTATCGCACCGGAACTGTCATTTTTCGCCCTGGAGATCCCAGCCATGAAATCTATTTGATCCTTTCCGGCAGTGTCGAGATTCGCTCCGAACGATTAAACCAAAGTTTAGCCACCTGTCATGGGGGAGAAAGTTTTGGAGATGTCACCGTCTTAACTGGCATGGCCCGTCTATCTACCGTCATTGCCGTTGAGTCTTGTAATGTTTTTGTGATTAATTTGCAATCCCTAAAGACTCTCCTCCAAGAAGATCCGCAACTGGCCGAAAGTATTGCTAATGATTTATCCGCCCGGCAACAAGTCCTCCAAGAACTGGGGTTTATGAGTGAAGATGGAAATAATGACCGTCCTCTTCCGTCCTTTGCTTGGTTTCGTCAACGTCTCCAGGCCCTCTTTAATGTCTAA
- a CDS encoding aldehyde dehydrogenase family protein produces MTILTPDFQILDSSLEQLQAHKSQWPNVTIPERIRIIQQLIQGIAAVAEDWANTSCQLKGIDPHSNLAGEEWTTGPAAILIQLQQLIVTLQAKGQPQPPQWRTGPQGQDIAQVLPANWQEKFIWFGYRAEVWLESGKPRTQGKIYREPPGPGGVALVLGAGNISSIAPLDVLYKLFAENQVVILKMNPLNAALGQYLERAWRALIEAGYLAIVYGGAEVGDYLCQHPMVESVHITGSQATHDLIVWGKTKAEQTEHKQNQTPRLQKPITSELGNITPVVIIPGQWSASELQFQARQVVSLLTHNASFNCVGAQVLVISQAWPQKQEFLTRIRHILAQTPQRNAYYPGAKSRYHHFLDHYPQAEVITSPSNGLNPEETIPWTVIPNIPDQAGEFFLEQEVFCGVLGIVTLNAADTPTFLKLMVDCLNQRVQGTLGCNLIIDPRTERQYQSEFNQAVSELDYGTITINLWAAVAFSLGVTPWGAFPKHNLESAGSGLGFVHNTFLFDYPQKSVIHAPFIIVPTPAWFVDHRNLLALAKALVHYYANPNLWTILPLIWAGLWG; encoded by the coding sequence ATGACGATTTTGACTCCAGATTTCCAAATTCTAGATAGCAGCTTAGAGCAACTCCAGGCCCACAAGTCTCAATGGCCCAACGTGACGATCCCAGAGCGAATTAGGATCATCCAGCAATTGATTCAGGGCATTGCCGCAGTGGCTGAGGATTGGGCTAACACCAGTTGTCAACTTAAAGGCATAGACCCCCATAGCAACCTGGCTGGAGAAGAGTGGACAACCGGCCCCGCCGCAATTCTAATTCAGCTCCAACAGTTAATTGTCACCCTCCAGGCCAAGGGCCAACCCCAACCTCCCCAATGGCGCACCGGCCCCCAAGGTCAGGATATTGCCCAAGTCTTACCGGCCAATTGGCAAGAGAAGTTTATTTGGTTTGGCTATCGAGCTGAAGTTTGGTTAGAGTCGGGTAAACCTCGGACTCAGGGAAAAATTTATCGTGAACCACCGGGGCCTGGGGGTGTGGCCTTGGTTTTGGGGGCCGGGAATATTAGCTCCATTGCGCCGTTGGATGTTCTGTATAAACTCTTTGCCGAAAACCAAGTTGTGATTCTGAAAATGAATCCGTTAAATGCAGCCTTGGGACAATATCTGGAACGGGCCTGGCGGGCGTTAATTGAGGCCGGATACTTGGCCATTGTCTATGGGGGGGCGGAAGTTGGGGACTATTTGTGTCAGCATCCAATGGTTGAATCTGTTCACATTACCGGTTCCCAGGCCACCCATGATCTGATTGTTTGGGGCAAAACAAAAGCCGAACAAACGGAACATAAACAAAACCAGACCCCACGGCTCCAGAAACCTATCACCTCCGAACTGGGCAATATTACCCCAGTGGTGATTATCCCCGGTCAATGGTCAGCCTCCGAGTTGCAATTCCAGGCCCGGCAAGTCGTGAGTTTATTAACCCATAATGCCAGTTTTAATTGTGTTGGCGCGCAAGTTTTAGTCATCAGTCAGGCCTGGCCACAAAAACAGGAGTTTCTGACTCGTATCCGGCACATTCTGGCCCAAACCCCGCAACGCAACGCCTATTATCCTGGGGCCAAATCACGCTATCACCACTTTTTAGATCACTATCCCCAGGCCGAGGTGATTACCAGTCCTAGCAATGGGTTAAACCCAGAGGAGACAATTCCCTGGACCGTCATTCCCAATATTCCCGATCAAGCTGGGGAGTTTTTCCTAGAGCAGGAAGTTTTTTGTGGAGTCTTAGGAATTGTTACCCTCAACGCTGCTGATACTCCCACTTTTCTTAAGTTAATGGTGGACTGTCTGAATCAACGGGTTCAAGGCACTTTGGGGTGTAACTTAATCATTGATCCACGTACAGAAAGGCAATATCAATCAGAATTTAACCAGGCCGTTAGTGAGTTGGACTATGGCACGATTACGATTAATCTTTGGGCTGCCGTTGCCTTTTCCCTGGGGGTGACACCTTGGGGGGCTTTTCCGAAACATAACCTCGAATCGGCTGGCTCTGGCCTGGGGTTTGTTCATAATACCTTTCTTTTTGACTATCCCCAGAAATCAGTGATTCACGCTCCTTTTATAATTGTCCCGACCCCGGCCTGGTTTGTAGATCATCGTAATTTGTTAGCACTTGCAAAAGCTCTGGTTCATTACTATGCCAATCCCAACCTTTGGACAATTTTGCCGTTAATTTGGGCAGGATTATGGGGTTAG
- a CDS encoding UPF0175 family protein: MSVIVSDQVLAATGMTEAEMRQEIAVMLFQQEKLTLAQASHLAGIHRVTFQHLLASRQIPVHYSVEDFEHEIKSLQASGRL, translated from the coding sequence ATGAGTGTGATTGTTTCGGATCAGGTTCTAGCAGCAACGGGGATGACAGAAGCGGAAATGCGCCAAGAAATTGCTGTCATGCTCTTTCAACAAGAAAAACTCACACTTGCCCAGGCCAGCCATCTTGCCGGGATTCATCGAGTTACATTTCAACATTTACTTGCAAGTCGTCAGATACCAGTGCATTATAGTGTCGAGGATTTTGAGCACGAAATTAAAAGTCTCCAAGCATCGGGAAGATTGTGA
- a CDS encoding DUF3368 domain-containing protein, giving the protein MITVSDTSPINNLAALNQLHLLHQLYGTILIPNAVYQELTEPDFDIAGSTEVKTFNWIRTCQIKDATLVNLLSSELGRGEAEVIALGLEVNADQVLIDEPRGREVAARFGLSYTGILGILLEAKHKGFLTEVKPILNDLVSRSGF; this is encoded by the coding sequence GTGATCACAGTTAGCGATACCTCACCGATCAATAATCTTGCCGCCCTCAATCAGCTTCATCTGCTCCATCAACTCTATGGCACAATTCTAATCCCAAATGCTGTTTATCAAGAACTGACTGAACCAGATTTTGACATTGCTGGATCAACTGAGGTAAAAACCTTTAACTGGATTCGGACTTGCCAAATTAAGGATGCGACTCTTGTAAATTTATTGAGTTCTGAACTAGGTCGGGGAGAGGCTGAAGTAATTGCTTTAGGACTTGAGGTTAATGCGGATCAAGTTTTAATAGATGAACCTCGAGGTCGAGAAGTTGCAGCCCGATTTGGATTAAGTTACACAGGAATTTTAGGTATCCTTCTTGAAGCAAAACATAAAGGCTTTCTGACGGAAGTTAAACCCATCCTAAATGACTTGGTGAGTCGATCAGGATTCTAG
- a CDS encoding FAD-binding domain-containing protein: MTNAPAMITPKTQPLILLWHRRDLRIQDHLGLAAAREKTAKVVGLFCFDPKILGGEDIAAVRVAYLVGCLEDLAQQYHQAGSQLLILQGEPTTVIPKLAQALKAQALYWHCDVEPYAQARDKAVAQALAKAGISVQTFWDQLLVAPEAIRTGSGAIYTVYSPFWKNWQQHPKAQPVPTLHQAQGLTSQELDIAQQNGMILLPTTQDLGFTWDQELVLAPGVPPAQARLEDFCQRAINSYEPDRNFPGIAGTSGLSAALKFGVLGIREIWAASREAQAQARSEESLTAIRTWQQELAWREFYQHVMYAFPELAQGPYRQPFQNFPWSNNQDHFQAWCEGKTGFPIVDAAMRQLNQTGWMHNRCRMIVASFLTKDLIINPQWGENYFMQRLIDGDLSANNGGWQWSASSGMDPKPLRIFNPHTQAQKFDAEADYIRYWLPELRGVETADLLTGRISPLERQACNYPMEIVDHKVQQQKFKQLYARQKA; this comes from the coding sequence ATGACTAATGCCCCTGCAATGATCACCCCAAAAACACAACCCCTGATTTTGCTTTGGCATCGGCGGGATTTACGGATTCAGGATCACCTTGGCCTGGCGGCAGCGCGGGAAAAAACCGCAAAAGTTGTCGGCTTGTTTTGCTTTGACCCTAAAATTTTAGGCGGTGAGGACATTGCTGCGGTGCGGGTTGCCTATCTGGTTGGTTGTCTCGAAGATTTAGCCCAGCAGTATCACCAGGCCGGGAGCCAACTCTTAATTCTCCAGGGCGAACCCACAACGGTAATCCCAAAACTAGCCCAGGCCCTCAAGGCCCAAGCCCTCTATTGGCACTGTGATGTAGAACCCTATGCCCAGGCCCGCGATAAAGCCGTTGCCCAGGCCCTCGCTAAAGCTGGAATTTCGGTACAAACCTTTTGGGATCAGTTGTTAGTTGCACCAGAGGCAATTCGCACAGGTTCCGGGGCAATCTATACGGTTTATTCGCCCTTTTGGAAAAACTGGCAACAACATCCCAAAGCCCAACCCGTTCCAACTCTCCACCAAGCCCAAGGTTTAACCAGTCAAGAATTAGATATTGCCCAACAAAATGGGATGATTCTGTTACCCACCACCCAAGATTTAGGGTTTACCTGGGATCAGGAGTTGGTTTTAGCCCCCGGAGTTCCCCCTGCCCAGGCCCGACTTGAAGACTTTTGTCAGCGGGCCATTAATAGCTATGAACCGGATCGGAATTTCCCAGGAATTGCCGGAACCTCAGGCCTGAGTGCAGCCTTGAAATTTGGGGTTTTGGGGATTCGAGAAATTTGGGCCGCAAGTCGGGAAGCACAAGCCCAGGCCAGAAGTGAGGAAAGTTTAACGGCAATTCGGACATGGCAACAGGAATTGGCCTGGCGAGAATTTTATCAACACGTGATGTATGCCTTTCCAGAATTAGCGCAAGGCCCCTATCGGCAACCCTTTCAGAATTTTCCCTGGAGCAATAACCAAGACCATTTCCAGGCCTGGTGTGAAGGTAAAACCGGCTTTCCAATCGTGGATGCGGCCATGCGTCAGTTAAATCAGACCGGGTGGATGCATAACCGCTGTCGGATGATTGTGGCCAGTTTTTTGACTAAAGATTTGATCATCAATCCTCAATGGGGCGAGAACTACTTCATGCAACGGTTGATTGATGGGGATTTATCGGCCAATAATGGCGGCTGGCAGTGGAGTGCTTCCAGTGGGATGGATCCCAAACCCTTACGAATTTTTAACCCCCATACCCAGGCCCAAAAGTTTGATGCTGAAGCCGACTATATTCGCTACTGGTTGCCAGAATTAAGGGGTGTAGAGACAGCAGATTTATTAACAGGCAGAATCAGTCCCTTAGAACGCCAGGCCTGTAACTATCCGATGGAAATTGTGGATCATAAGGTGCAACAACAAAAATTCAAGCAACTCTATGCCAGACAGAAAGCTTGA
- the gltX gene encoding glutamate--tRNA ligase has protein sequence MTVRVRIAPSPTGNLHIGTARTAVFNWLYARHHGGTFILRVEDTDLERSRPEYTENILTGLAWLGLQWDEGPTFQSQRTELYQQAIQTLLDNGQAYYCYCTPAELDAMRQAQKESGQAPRYDNRHRNLTLAEQAAFVAAGRQPVIRFKIEDDQEIRWTDLVRGEVSWQGRDLGGDMVIARAAPAGEIGPPLYNLVVVVDDIDMGITQVIRGEDHIGNTPKQILLYQALSATVPQFAHTPLILNQSGQKLSKRDGVTSISDFQAMGYVAPALVNYMTLLGWSPVEGMAEIFTLEEAAKHFSFERVNRAGAKFDWDKLNWLNSQYLHSMPVTDLLQELVPIWQGAGYECDLETDQAWLEPLTALLQASLTKLTDAIEQAAPFFATLITCDPEATAQLAQPDSRKALELILTYRQEPSELTPEIANEVIKKVTKELGVKKGLVMRSLRSALMGSVHGPDLITSWLILSQRQLDIPRIRQAQG, from the coding sequence GTGACTGTGCGTGTCCGTATTGCTCCAAGCCCGACCGGAAATTTACACATTGGGACAGCCCGTACAGCGGTATTCAACTGGCTCTATGCCCGACATCATGGGGGAACATTTATTCTCCGAGTTGAAGATACAGATTTAGAACGGTCGCGTCCTGAATATACAGAGAACATTTTGACGGGTCTGGCCTGGTTAGGGTTGCAGTGGGATGAGGGGCCGACATTTCAATCTCAGCGGACGGAACTCTATCAACAGGCCATTCAAACCCTCCTAGACAATGGCCAAGCCTACTACTGCTATTGCACTCCAGCAGAACTTGATGCCATGCGCCAGGCCCAGAAGGAGAGCGGCCAGGCCCCCCGCTATGACAATCGCCATCGAAATTTAACCCTAGCAGAACAAGCCGCCTTTGTGGCCGCCGGTCGTCAGCCTGTAATTCGCTTCAAAATTGAAGATGACCAAGAAATTCGTTGGACAGATTTGGTACGGGGTGAAGTTTCCTGGCAGGGGCGCGATTTAGGTGGCGATATGGTGATTGCCCGCGCCGCCCCGGCCGGTGAAATTGGCCCACCCTTATATAACCTAGTTGTGGTCGTAGATGACATTGATATGGGGATTACCCAGGTGATTCGCGGTGAGGATCATATTGGGAATACACCTAAGCAAATTCTCCTTTACCAGGCCTTGTCCGCTACTGTGCCTCAATTTGCCCATACTCCCCTAATTTTGAATCAGTCTGGCCAAAAACTGTCCAAGCGCGATGGCGTGACTTCAATTTCTGATTTCCAGGCCATGGGTTATGTCGCACCAGCACTAGTGAACTACATGACCCTGTTGGGATGGTCGCCCGTAGAAGGCATGGCCGAGATTTTTACCCTAGAGGAAGCAGCCAAACACTTCAGTTTTGAACGAGTCAATCGGGCTGGGGCCAAGTTTGATTGGGACAAGCTCAACTGGCTCAACAGTCAATATCTCCACTCCATGCCTGTGACTGATTTACTCCAAGAGTTAGTGCCAATCTGGCAAGGGGCGGGCTATGAATGTGATCTGGAAACCGACCAGGCCTGGTTAGAACCTTTAACCGCACTGCTCCAGGCCAGCCTCACCAAACTGACGGATGCCATCGAACAAGCGGCTCCTTTCTTTGCAACCCTGATTACCTGTGATCCGGAAGCAACGGCCCAACTCGCTCAACCCGATAGCCGAAAAGCTCTAGAGTTAATCCTGACCTATCGGCAAGAGCCATCTGAACTAACACCTGAAATTGCCAACGAAGTCATTAAAAAAGTAACTAAAGAGTTGGGAGTCAAAAAGGGCCTGGTCATGCGATCCTTACGTTCTGCGTTAATGGGCAGTGTTCACGGGCCAGACTTAATAACATCGTGGCTAATTCTATCGCAACGACAATTAGATATCCCTCGGATCAGGCAAGCTCAAGGTTAA
- the psbA gene encoding photosystem II q(b) protein translates to MTTTIQRRESASAWERFCNWITSTDNRIYIGWFGVIMIPTLLAATTCFVIAFIAAPPVDIDGIREPVAGSLIFGNNIITGAVIPSSNAIGLHFYPIWEAASLDEWLYNGGPYQLVIFHFLLGASCYMGRQWELSYRLGMRPWICVAYSAPLASAFAVFLIYPIGQGSFSDGMPLGISGTFNFMIVFQAEHNILMHPFHQIGVAGVFGGSLFSAMHGSLVTSSLIRETTETESQNYGYKFGQEEETYNIVAAHGYFGRLIFQYASFNNSRALHFFLAAWPVVGIWFTALGISTMAFNLNGFNFNHSVIDSKGNVINTWADIINRANLGMEVMHERNAHNFPLDLASAESAPVALVAPSIHG, encoded by the coding sequence ATGACTACGACCATTCAACGCCGCGAGAGTGCGAGCGCATGGGAGCGGTTTTGTAATTGGATCACGAGTACCGACAACCGGATTTATATCGGCTGGTTCGGCGTGATCATGATCCCAACCCTCCTAGCGGCTACGACTTGCTTTGTAATTGCCTTTATCGCTGCTCCCCCTGTGGACATTGATGGCATCCGGGAACCTGTAGCTGGTTCTTTGATCTTTGGCAACAACATCATTACGGGGGCTGTGATTCCCTCTTCCAACGCCATTGGTTTGCACTTTTACCCGATTTGGGAAGCTGCTTCTTTAGATGAATGGCTTTACAACGGTGGCCCTTATCAGTTGGTGATTTTCCACTTCTTGCTGGGAGCTTCTTGCTACATGGGCCGGCAGTGGGAATTGTCCTACCGTTTGGGGATGCGCCCTTGGATTTGCGTGGCCTACTCCGCTCCGTTGGCTTCTGCCTTTGCTGTTTTCTTGATCTACCCCATTGGTCAAGGTTCTTTCTCTGACGGTATGCCCCTCGGTATCTCTGGTACCTTCAACTTCATGATCGTGTTCCAGGCCGAGCACAACATTCTCATGCACCCCTTCCATCAAATTGGTGTGGCTGGTGTCTTTGGGGGTAGCTTGTTCTCTGCTATGCACGGTTCCTTGGTGACTTCTTCCTTGATTCGGGAAACCACTGAAACTGAATCTCAGAACTACGGTTACAAATTCGGTCAAGAAGAAGAGACCTACAACATCGTTGCCGCTCACGGTTACTTTGGTCGCTTGATTTTCCAATATGCCAGCTTCAACAACAGCCGGGCTTTACACTTCTTCTTGGCGGCTTGGCCTGTGGTTGGCATCTGGTTTACCGCTTTGGGCATCAGCACCATGGCTTTCAACCTCAACGGCTTCAACTTCAACCATAGTGTGATTGATTCCAAAGGGAATGTGATCAATACCTGGGCTGACATCATCAACCGGGCCAACTTGGGGATGGAAGTCATGCACGAGCGGAATGCTCACAACTTCCCCTTAGATTTGGCTTCGGCTGAGTCTGCTCCTGTTGCCTTAGTTGCTCCGAGCATCCATGGTTAG
- a CDS encoding DUF2839 domain-containing protein translates to MGDSKRRKETLGEKYGQEESIVSWLPLTKSQASQIQKIVTRSTWTGIVLLGLLWITVRFIGPGLGWWHISDV, encoded by the coding sequence ATGGGTGATTCAAAGCGGCGTAAAGAAACCTTAGGTGAAAAATATGGACAGGAAGAGTCTATTGTCTCCTGGTTGCCTTTAACAAAATCCCAGGCCAGCCAAATTCAAAAAATTGTGACCCGGAGCACTTGGACTGGGATTGTTCTTTTAGGCCTGCTTTGGATCACGGTACGGTTTATTGGTCCCGGCCTGGGGTGGTGGCACATTAGCGATGTTTAA
- the argJ gene encoding bifunctional glutamate N-acetyltransferase/amino-acid acetyltransferase ArgJ, whose amino-acid sequence MTNWQRIPGGVTAPKGYRAAGMRAGLKPSGLPDLALIVSDVPAIAAGVFTTSQVRAACVDYCRQRLQAKSTAQAILCNAGQANAATGAQGWATVLEQAQIVSQALEISADAVLVASTGVIGKQILIEKIRAAVPELKTLLSETGSESASQAIMTTDLVPKTIALEAKLGDQTIRVGGIAKGSGMIHPNMATMLAFVTCDAAVSPHLWQEMVSQANDNSFNQITVDGDTSTNDSLIALANGQSRTPAITEPGPAADLLAGMLTEVCTYLAKSIARDGEGATCLLEVEVSGASDGVAARQVARTIAGSMLFKSAVFGRDPNWGRIAAAAGRAGVFFDQENLQIQLGDFLLMQRGQPLDYDKAAANTYLTQQAQLSNQGGQSVEHPVLVKVSIGQGPGVGRAWGCDLSYDYVKINAEYTT is encoded by the coding sequence ATGACCAACTGGCAACGGATTCCGGGGGGAGTTACAGCCCCAAAAGGGTATCGAGCCGCTGGGATGCGGGCTGGGCTGAAACCATCAGGACTCCCTGACTTAGCCTTGATTGTTTCTGATGTGCCGGCCATTGCTGCGGGAGTTTTTACCACCAGCCAAGTCCGAGCTGCCTGTGTTGATTATTGTCGCCAACGCTTACAAGCCAAATCTACGGCCCAGGCCATTTTGTGTAATGCCGGCCAGGCCAATGCTGCTACAGGGGCACAGGGTTGGGCCACTGTCCTAGAACAAGCCCAAATTGTCAGCCAGGCCTTGGAGATTTCCGCTGATGCTGTCTTGGTCGCCTCCACGGGGGTAATTGGCAAACAAATCCTGATTGAGAAAATTCGTGCCGCTGTCCCCGAACTCAAAACACTCCTCTCAGAAACAGGGTCAGAATCCGCATCCCAGGCCATCATGACTACGGATCTGGTTCCCAAAACCATTGCCCTAGAAGCGAAATTAGGGGATCAAACGATTCGGGTAGGGGGCATTGCCAAAGGGTCAGGTATGATTCATCCCAATATGGCCACAATGCTGGCCTTTGTCACCTGTGATGCGGCGGTTTCCCCCCATTTATGGCAAGAAATGGTCAGCCAGGCCAATGACAACAGTTTTAACCAAATCACCGTAGATGGCGACACCAGTACCAACGACAGCCTGATTGCTCTGGCCAATGGTCAATCCCGCACCCCCGCCATTACCGAACCGGGCCCAGCAGCAGATCTATTGGCAGGGATGTTAACGGAAGTTTGCACCTATCTGGCTAAGTCCATTGCTCGCGATGGCGAAGGGGCCACCTGTTTGCTAGAAGTTGAAGTGAGTGGAGCCAGTGATGGGGTCGCTGCTCGCCAAGTCGCCCGCACCATTGCCGGATCCATGTTGTTTAAGTCTGCTGTCTTTGGCCGAGATCCCAACTGGGGCCGGATTGCGGCGGCGGCGGGCCGGGCTGGAGTCTTTTTTGATCAGGAAAACTTGCAAATTCAATTGGGAGATTTTTTACTGATGCAGCGGGGCCAACCCCTAGACTATGACAAAGCCGCCGCCAATACCTACCTGACTCAACAGGCCCAACTCAGTAACCAAGGGGGGCAATCTGTAGAACACCCCGTCCTCGTTAAGGTCAGTATTGGCCAAGGGCCGGGCGTTGGGCGGGCCTGGGGCTGTGACCTGAGTTATGACTATGTAAAAATCAATGCTGAGTACACCACATAA